A segment of the Salvelinus sp. IW2-2015 linkage group LG23, ASM291031v2, whole genome shotgun sequence genome:
ttgtgcatatgtaacatttctgggatcttttatttcagctcatgaaacatgggaccaacactttgtgtatatatatatatatatatatatatatatatatatatatatgtatatatatatatacagttgaagtcagaagtctacatacacttaggttggagtcattaaaactagttttttaaccactccacaaatttcttgtcaacaaactatagttttggcaagtcggttaggacatctactttgtgcatgacacaagtaatttttccaacaattgtttacagacagatgatttcacttataattcactgtatcacaattccagtgggtcagaagtttacatacttggtgtatggtgtatgtaaacttccgacttcaactgtgtatataaatatatatatatatatatatatatatattatacattgtTTTGAACTGGCCGCGGACCCCCTGCAATACCTCAATACCCCACTTTGAGAATCGCTGTCGTAGGCTACATATAGTACCCAGTCTTTTAAAGGACAGCCCTAACCAGCAGTCATATTGCAGAACCTTAAGAACATGACATAAGACTTGGCATGATTTGGTAAGatagggcccctcaggggtgcatgctttgtcccctcctgtactccctgttcagcaatgactgcatggccaagcacgactccaacaccatcRTtaggtttgctgacgacacaacagtggtaggcctgatcaccgacaatgatgggacagccaatagggaggaggtcagagacctggcagtgtggtgccaggacaacaacctctccctcaatgtgagcaagacaaaggagctgatcatggactacaggaaaaggagggccgaacacgcccccattcatatcgacggggctgtagtggagcgggtcgagagtttcaagttccttggtgtccacaacaccAATGAACTAtctaacacaccaagacagtcatgaagagggcacgacaacaccttttctccctcagaagactgaaaagatttggcatgggtccccagatactcaaaatgttttacagctgcaccatcgagagcatcctgaccggttgcatcaccgcctggtatggcaactgctcggcatctgaccataaggcgctacagagggtagtgtgtacggtccagtatatcactggggccaagctcctgccatccaggacctaaatactaggtggtgtcagaggaaggcccaaaatattgtcaaagactccagtcacccaagccatagactgttctctctgctaccacacgtcaagcggtaccggagcactaagtctaggaccaaacggttccttaaaacttctttgggataggtgggacggcaGCGTCCCACCTGgtaaacatccggtgaaatggcagagcgccaaattcaaattaaattactataaatattaaactttcatgaaatcacaagtacaatacatcaaaataaagcttaacttgttgttaatccagccaaggtgtcagttttcaaaaatgctttacggcgaaagcaaaccatgcgattatctgaggacagtgtccagcacacacatgcataacaaatcattttcaaccagggagttgcaacacgaaagtcagaaatagcgatataatatatgccctacctttgaagatcttcttctgttggcactccaaaaggtctcagttacattacaaatggtacttttgttcgataaattccttctttatatccataaaaactcagtttagctggcgcgcttcagtcaataatccactcggtttccctccgtcaaaatgcatacaaaatgaatcccaaacattaccaataaacttatccaaacaagtcaatcaacgtttataatcaatctttaggtaccctaatacgcaaataaacaaataaaattaagatggagaatcgttattgtgtttaccggagataaacaaaaagaacgcgctctctcgggccatgcgcttggaaacactacagccaaaatgggagccacttagaaaaactacaacttctccctcatttttccaaattaccagcctgaaactctttctaaagactgttgacatctagtggaagccctaggaactgcaattggggacgatttcgccctattataaaagtgccaggcattgaaatcagtggtatgctaaaatctttttattttattttttatgttttgtcctcggggtttcgcctaccatttcagttctgttatactcacagacattattttaacagttttagaaactttagagtgttttctatccaaatctaccaattatatgcatatccttctgggcctgagtagcaggcagtttactttgggcactcttttcatccggacgtcaaaataccgccccctatcccaaagaagttaacatatcttctacctccaagccatgagactgctgaacagttaatcaaatggccacctggactatttacattgacccccctcccctttgtttttactCTGCTCCTACTCGCTGTTTACTATCTacagtatgcatagtcactttacccctgcctacatgtacaaattacctcgactaacctgtacctccgcacattgactcgttaccggtaccccctgtatatagcctcgttattgttatttgattgtgttactttttttaaatgttatattttactttagtttatttaRTAAATATATTCTTaacactatttcttgaactgcattgttggttaagtaagcattttacggtaaggtctacacctgttgtattcggagcatgtgacaaatacaatttgatttgatttgacttgactgATGTAGCATAAGCTTATTGACTGCAGTGAACATACAACATACCAGCCAGACTGGCTCAGTTGAGTTGCTTCCCAGGCCCACCCTTATTTATAGTAAACCTCTGCTCCTATCTRTAGCTTCCTATGctctgtgtcagtcagtcagcaggtaGGATGAAATCCCGGCATACTGGCTAGCCTGACCCAGTGAGCGAGTTACACAACACCTGGCGGTGGGCCGTTCTGCCTCTGTCATTAGCCTACTCCACCCCCAACATGTTATCAGTGTGTCACAGCCATTCACATCACTGGGTTATACTTTCCAATCAGAGACTACTTTTTATACTTATTATTTGCCATATGTTTAATTTACCTTACCACTGCATGTAGGCCTACCCTTATATAGTTAGCCTAATTYCAAGGGTATTTMTTTTTTTGCGAAGCTTCTATAGCRATGCTTTGACATTGACAGTGTAATAGGTGTGTTTAATGGGCTTAATCTGATTGAGCATATAGTGACTAACTAGCGACAAGCTAGTGATGTTGTTTTATAGCCCTATCTTGATTATCCTCAGGGAGAGGGGTAATAAGAGCCTTTTCCCTCTTCAACTTTTGGACCTTTCTGCGGCTGCTCTTTCATTCTGTTCAATGGATGTGATCATGCAGCACACACCCTCTCAGTGAcggctccacctcctcctctgccATAATCCTTTTATATCTCGTCATCATTCCKCCCCAACTCATGAAGGACCTGCTTGTAGTCGATGTCTACTACTCTAAAGGCAATGATYTCAGGAAAGACAAGCAATGTTTTTGGTCAGTTTGTCAGGTCTCAGGTGACAGGATGAAAAAGATAGCCTATCTTTCMTTTTGAAAGATCAGACACCCCTTACTCATTGAATTCATTACAACGGGTTGTCTCACTTCACTGTTATGGAGTTTTTCTGTTAGAATGTCTGAACCAAGAGTTTGATATCAGACYGTTTCTTACATGAATATGTCACTTTGATTTGTCCTGCCATTCACTTgttcattttgtacatatatattMGATTTCTTTGTAACTGCTACGTGTGCCCATCTCATTGATATAAAATTATTAGAGGTACACAAGTTGTTTTTTAAATAGGTCACTGTAATTATATATATGGCCACCGCACGTCCTGCGCGTAATGGACATATGGGCAGCTATTCCAACAtaatctctttttttatttttttttactgttgcctAAATTTTTACTTGGACCCATTTGTATGTTATAATCCTTTATGGCCATATATACCTCTGTGATTAATTATGATTGACTATGCGCAAAAGTGAATTGAATTGTTTCCACACCCACCATGCGTCATGTGCGTaatggtcatgtgaggtgaaatgtgtatattttgggatgtgaaCACTCAGTCTgtttgacctgacgaagatccgttTCGGATGGAAACGTAGTCAATAAAGCGGTGAATTGGGAGCCTAAACAGTGTGCAGGCCTTCTTGTTCTTTATACGGTCTGGGCTGATCATGCATTATTATGTGATTGTCATAGCTGCAGATTTGTCTTGGGAGGGTAGCTGGCTGCCATGGTGAGGGACTGCATTTAATAACTGTAATTAGAGACTTAAAGCTCTGACTTGACATCGCAAGACAACTACTGTGGTCTCCAGTTTCTCTCCTCTTTGTcatccctttccctcctctctctctctctctctctctcattttctctcgtCCACACGCATAGGCCTACATtcattgaaaaaatattttattttctttccaTTCTGTGTAATCTTGTGATTTGCTCATTTTGTAGTACGCTTTCTATCTATCCCATTCTttaccccccacccacccacccaaccaccctctctttccttctctgtctTGCTCACTCACTTTTTGTGAGGGCGGCCCAGCAGTCTTGATAATGAGGACAAAAATGCAATGTGACAGGCCCAGTTGCATTTTGTGTTACAGGTGCTTAAAAGAGacgggaagagaaagagaagggtagGGGGGATGAACTAAACTGTCCGTCTTAGCAATGATGCCCACTTTCCGATCAAAAGGAGAATAGACACATTAGCCTAAAATACAATCCTTCTGTTGTCTCACTCAGTGCCATGCAGAGTGAGTTTACCTGAGACAAATCTAATTTCAGAGCACttcctggctgctcatggctgcacTGTAGCTTACTAGCTTAATCRATTACTGCTGTCTCAACATAGGCTCCCATCCCATCTGAAAGCATTGTAGCCgatattaataatattatttatttcatttagaaTAGAAATACATCTAAATCCTATTAGAAGTGTGAACAATTGTGGATAAGCAGGGCTAAACGCGTACCCAGTCTTGTATAATATGTATGGATKAATGATTGGARCTATCTGATGCTGGATSGGTGTGTGGGACTCGGACACTGCCTGAGACAGTCAGTTAATGATGTCTCTCTGCATTCCTGACCTTACATAACAAACYGACCCAGCAGGGCTAGACTACGcgccactagatgtcaaaagagccactagatgtcttgtgatacattacataaaatccttgaaagataccaacattttggtagtttactggtaaacttaaaaaaatataccCACCCTTTACAACCCTATCCCTGATCCCGTCCCGTCTACCCCTGCTCTGCTCACTCACAtcaccccctctcttcttctgRCCAAGGCTGCACTTCAGTTCACTGCTCTGTTTGGCGATcattcctcatcctcttcctcacacacactaccctcacctgccttcctctcccttcctgagAGTCACTGTCTGTTCCAgcccacacagatacacacagacagacagacacacactcacactcagacGTGGGGGGGGCAGGGCAGGGTAAAGAGGGAAGCCCCTGTTAGAATGCTGAGGCTGTGATTACCAATTGAAATCCTCTTGCTTGTATTTGTGCTATTGAATTGAAATTATGTTCACCCTCATATGACCCTATTTATTAACTCTGTTGAATCATGTGTTTGTAAAACTAGAGAGCTTACAAAAATATTTCTAATCCTGGGGTTTTGTGTTCAGGTAATGCCTTCTCTGTAGATAATCCCAGTTAAATCACTACATCCCHGTCTTTGGAGGCTCTCTAGGCAGTTTAGAATATTAGGTAGCCCTTTCCACTCACAGCCCCTGTCATCCCGTATATGGGTTAAAAATGGCAGATTTTGTCATTGAGAAGCGCATTaattggaatgcagtggctgtaTAGTAAAACAGCTCTgtgtgggttttgactgacaggcgTTATAAACTTGAGCACCACGWGCGACATGAAGTTGCCCCCACCCCTCCCGYTAATTGGGctacttttgcacatttgttattgtcTGAATGAGGGAGATGCTGTAAATCAAGAGGAGTCgatgtgttctgaaagatgagacgttgaggattagaataaatactgctttgatgtcatacaagcaaaccacacacccatgagtccaaatgtgcacattTCCTTCCATATTTGAAAACTCATGTAATTTACAGTATCACCGTTTATGATCGCTATGTTTGATCCACAGTTACAAGGAGGACATGCATaataccctgggttgtcctgaacagaatgagcctatgtttgtcatATTGTGAAGAAAATGTTGCAGAGGAACACGAATTAACTccattctatgcgcaccaaaattacaatctgtttGAAGTGTcttttgaaagcctaacactgtaagattgtATTTWATAACTTAGTTAGCCATGCTGGGaataagctttcaaatgatgctcACCTGACCCAGAACACTATATATAACGGAACGTTTTTGGATtaagtaaacaacaacagtaattgtgtgatggtagGGACGTAGGGCTGTATTCCAAAAAAACTACAAGTGTActtgcttcagttcctcaatTGCAAAGCTAGGAGGGCTCAAAAAccaccttatagttgaaggctMTTTTCTTGAGTcataaagtgcattgaaattactaaAGAACTGTGCCGTTTGGAGAGKTGTTTGGCCACTTGRagacaccagttagacctctcacacAAACCCTTGTAATCAGTTTCTTATCTTGCACCTACACCAACATGACAATGATTATTATGtcactgaatgtatccagagtatttttagATTTTGTTATTGACTAATGCTGAGAAAAGTACAGTAAAAGTAAAATGCACAAATGactcagtcttgtgtcaggtgaactgcgTGTCCTCACMTTCGTTCtgataatttccccataatctgCAAATTGTTCTCTATCAATTTCTACCATGRCCATGTATATGCTTTCTATAGTtcttctgttagaaacatttacatttggccctatccatataggccaatttccaCAAGTGTAAGGGGCTaatgtaaggtgtgtgtgtgcgtgtgcatgtgcgcgtgTCCCCATGTCGCTCCATCCCTGCCCTGTCCTCATGAGACTGAKTGCTCTCGTCCCAAATGTCACAGCACTTTGGcttgaaaagagagggagaggctcaGAGTGCCATACAGTCCTTGGCATCATCTCTGCCTGCCAGTGCTGCTGCTGCCACcaacccccccttctccctccacacacacactcctcccccatccctcccctctctgtctgtactgAGAACAGTCCAGACAGGGGCATCATGTGATGGGTGCAGTTGTGCCCAGTAAAGGGATCTGTGTCCAGttgtatcagacagacagaaccacccTCCTGGAGGTCTGCATGGTCGGGAGGCTGACCTGTTTGGGCTGGTTGGGCCTGGAGCAAGTCAGGGAGGCAGGGACTGTGGCTCTCCATAGCTGCATCTTTAGTGGAGGAGTAAGGTTCATAAGGGTCAAGGGTCACTGTAGTCATCATGGTTAGTAAGGGTCATAAACGTATTGCTTATTTCCTTAAACCAGACACTGTGTCTAGACAAACATATGGCCCAAAAGGAAACTTGTATAATACCTGCATTTTGTCAACAACACTTTTGAGATTGCAGATGTTTGGTATTAAGGTGTTCCTACACTCTTCAGACAAGACTAGATTAAATGTTTGTTATGGTGTGCAGCAGCTGACTAGCCTGAGTTTGCCCTGATCATCTTCCTTTTATGCAATACAGGGATTGATTTTATGGTTGTGGCTCCTTTCAGATAATGTATGGGTGAATGGGTAGGGCAATGTTTCTTTACAGCTGAAATCAATGTGACTGACCAAATTCAATAGGCATATTTCATTACTAATAATTTTGATTGCTGAAAGCACAACAAGTTTTAATCTGGAGTTTTTTTAATTCTCATGTcacgggcctcccgagtgacgcagcagtGTAAGAGGCGTCAGTACaaacccgggtttgatcccaggctgtgtcacaacacaaccgggagtcccatagggcggcacacaattggcccagtgtcgtccgggtcaTGGGAGACTTTGGccagggggctttacttggctcatcgcgctctagcaactccttgtggtgggctgggcgcctGTAGGCTGACTTCAGTCggcagttgaatggtgtttcctctgacacattggtgcagctggcttaaGGGTTAAGCGGGGCGggtgttaacctgtctaggactggttcgccaacagccaatgaaattgcagggcgccaaattcaatcaacagaaatctcataattaaattttctcaagcatacaagtattaggcatcattttaaagataaaattctcgttaatccaaccagtgtccgatttcaaaaaagcttttcgccgaaagcagaacatatcattatgttaggtcagcaactagtcacagaaagcatacagcgattttccaagcaaagagaggtgtcacaaaaagcagaaatatttataaaattaatcactaacctttgatattcttcatcagatgacagtcccgggacaacatgttacacaatacatgtatgttttgttcgatcaagttcatatttatatccaaaaacctcagtttacatttggctttgccaccaaaacatcccgtgaatttgcacagagccatatcaaatcacagaaatactcataataaacattaataaaagatacaagtgttattcacagatttaaagatatacttctccttaatgttaatgcaaccgctgtgtccgatttcaaaaaaactttacggaaaaagcaaaccatgcaataatctgagtacggcgctcagacacataCAGAACCCAAGAAggtatccgccatgttggagtcaacataagtcagaaatagcattataaatattcacttacctttgatgatcttcgtcagaatgcactcccaggaatcccagttccacaataaatgtttgatttgttccataaagtccatcatttatgtccaaattcctccttttgttagggcgtttagtaAACAAATCGAAACTCACGAGGCGTGGGCAACTCCAGTGGAAATGtcggacgaaaattccaaaaagttatattactggtcgtagaaacatatcaaacgatgtatagaatcaatctttaggatgtttttatcataaatgttcaataatgtcccaaccggagaattcatttgtctgtagaaaagcaatggaacgagaggtTACTTTCTCATGCCCGCACATCACGAGcacgtggctgctggcagacctctgactcattcccctctcattcagccccccttcacagtagaagcctgaaacaacgttctaaaaactgttgacatctagtggaagccgtaggaagtgcaagatgacccatatcccactgtatattcaatagtggctgagttgaaaaactacaaacctcagatttcccacttcctggttgccatatgagttctgtcatactcacagacatcattcaaacagttttagaaacttcagagtgttttctatccaatactactaataatatgcatatattagcatctgggactgagtaggaggcagtttactctgggcacgcttttcatctaaAYGTGAAAATGCTGCcacctatccataagaagttaagaagtgcggtttggcgggtcatgtttcggagtaTGCATGACTCGActttcacctctcccgagcccgttggggagttgcagcgatgagacaagatcgtaattggatgtcccgaaattggggagataaagagggttaaaaaaaaaatgcatgtcaTGTGTTTACCTGATTTGTGACCGAGGTCTTGTTCctatctgtgttgtgtttgtagaaGCTGGCAGCAGAGTGCCAGAGTGCGGGCTACAGCGGTACGCTGATCCCCTATAAGTGTGACCTGTCCTGTGAGGAGGACATCCTGTCCATGTTCTCTGCCATCAAGACGCTGCACCAGGGGGTGgacgtgtgtatcaacaatgcaGGCCTGGCCCACAATGAACCCCTGCTCAGTGGCAAGACAGACAGCTGGAGGAACATGATCGACGTgagtggacaacacacacactgtatacatggGTTTACACACATACACGCTTTAACGAGcagaaatataaaaaatgaagaGAATAACTAGCTAAGCAAGGGAAATACTTGTTGTTGTAGAGTAGGTGGTGTGAAGCATAGTTCAGGGGGTTCAGTGAAcccacataaccacacacactccccctcacAAGAAGTCGTTCCATTGGTTATGAGAGTAGACCTGGCAGTGGTACTACAAAAAGGTCCACTTGTGGAAGAAGAGAGGCGTTATTTCCCTCTATCTATTATGCTGGAACTTTTCTTTACACTGTGATTCATGGAGCTCTTGACCATTCCATTCAAGACCCCCCAGGCTGAGCCCCCCTGCTCTAAAAGTAGTCCCATCCCTCCAGAGGAGCTGAGCATTTCTAACGCCTGTCCATCTGTTGCCATGGCAGCCAAGATGAATGTGTATGGCGTGTATATTTTTAGATGGTGTATTCTGACCTTGTTCCGCTGTGGCAACCCCCCAATGCTACCTTAGCTACGCCACTGTGACTTTAACCTGCCCTGCCTGGCATCACTCTCAAAGTCACTGTGACACGGTCATATGATGGATGAGACAGGTCAGGTGCCACAATCTGACACAGTGACACACAATGACACTCTCTACCTGTGTGACCAGCCAGTAACCAACCAGTATGTTGTCTGAGGTCATTTTTGGTCTGTTGTAATTTTTTGCGATGTAATTTCACAAGGGGCCTTAGCTTTGACACTGTTGAGAACTATAACTGTATTCTCATTCACCTAGACAGACTGTCttaaacaagtatttttgtgTGTGAAGGCAGATGCAGGTGCTTGTTTTTGACAGAAGCTCTCCCTTATAGGTGAATGTCCTGGCCTTGTCTATTTGTACACGTGAGGCCTACCAGTCAATGAAAGAGCGGAATGTGGACGATGGCCACATCATCAATATTAACAGGTAGACTACAGCTTCTTTACAGCCCATTAAATGCATGTTATAATTGACATTTAAATGATTAAATACTCAGGAGATACAGTGAAGAAGGCCTACAATTTCACTCTTGGTTTTAGACAGAAGATTCAGAGGGATACAGGATGGGGATGTAGCACAATCGTATACATGCCATTATTTCACTCTCTTTTACTACCTCCCGCACTCCCTTCTTCCCTGCTATAGTATGGGGGGACATAGAATGGTACCTAGTGCAGATGAACATTTCTACTGTGCCACAAAATATGCTGTGACTGCTCTAACCGAGGGGCTGCGGCAAGAGCTACGGGAAGCAAAGACCCACATCAGAGCCACGGTGAGCAGAGCAACATTACCTGGTCACAGTTTTTCATATGAATCTGACAAATATCTTATACAATTATTAGATAGAAAGATGATtgttgagtatgtgtgtgtattcgtCCGTGTATgtgtaaccatgtgtgtgtgtgtgtgtgtgtgtatataaacatCAACAACGAGCATGGTTTGAGCCTTTCTCTTCCATAGTGTATATCCCCTGGAATAGTGGAGACTGAGTTTGCCTTCCGGCACCACAACAGCGATCCAGAGAAAGCAGCTGCTGTGTATGAGAGTATAAAAGTAAGGCAGCTAGATTTTGTGCGAGTCCGtgtgttggtggcaccttcaattggggaggacgggctggtGGTAATGGCTTGAGTGGAATCAGGGGaaaggtatcaaatacatggttttgATGCCATTGCATTTGGTCCAttacagccattataatgagccatcctcccctcagcagcctcctgtggtggatGGGCCTACGGCTTCTCTCAATACAAATACTTTAACAAACTGTATTACTAATTGGCCTTTTTTCCTCTGCAGTGTTTGAAAGCACAAGACATAGCCAGTGCAGTCACATACGTTCTGGGAGCCCCGCCTCATGTCCAGGTAAAGTAGTGCTC
Coding sequences within it:
- the LOC111950509 gene encoding dehydrogenase/reductase SDR family member 11, with protein sequence MERWKGRVALVTGASVGIGAAVARALVQHGMKVVGCARNVDKIEKLAAECQSAGYSGTLIPYKCDLSCEEDILSMFSAIKTLHQGVDVCINNAGLAHNEPLLSGKTDSWRNMIDVNVLALSICTREAYQSMKERNVDDGHIININSMGGHRMVPSADEHFYCATKYAVTALTEGLRQELREAKTHIRATCISPGIVETEFAFRHHNSDPEKAAAVYESIKCLKAQDIASAVTYVLGAPPHVQIGDVQMRPVEQMS